The Leptotrichia sp. OH3620_COT-345 genomic sequence GAAAAAGGAAATTTTGGAAGGAATAGATGAAACAGACGTTAAAGCGGGAATAATCGGGGAAATAGGTTCAAGTAAAGATAAAATAACAGATACGGAATTAAAAGTTTTTAAAGCTGCGATAATTACTCATTTGGAAACGGGAATCCCAATAACTACTCATACTTCTTTAGGTACAATGGGACATGAACAGATTAAATTGTTTAAAGAATACAATGTAAATCTTGATAAAGTTGTAATAGGACATACAGATTTGAGCGGAAATATCGAATATGTTTTAAAAATGTTATATGAAGGAGCATATATAGAATTTGACACAATAGGTAAAAATAATTATATGTCTGATGATATGCGGGTTGAAATTTTAAAAGAAATAGAAAAAAGAGATTTGGAAGATAGAGTTTTCTTATCGTTGGATATTACAAGAAAGTCGAATATGAAGTATAATGGAGGAATAGGTTATAATTATATATTTGATGTATTTATTCCTAAACTGAAAAAAAATGGAATAAAAGACAATTCTATTGAAAAAATGCTGAAAACTAATCCGGAAAAATTTTTTGAATAAATTTAAAATCTAAAAAAGAAATTATAAATTAAGAAAAGTTTATAAAAATCGGACTATAAAAACAATCAGGAGAAAATAAAATGAAAATGTATCCGTTAAATTCTCTTTCAGTTTTAGAAGCTCAAGAAAAGCAGTTCAGATTAGTAGATATTATTACCAAACATATGACAGGAAGTGAATTTCTGGAATTAGGGGATTTAGGGCTGAACAAAGAAATAAATAAACCTGTGAAAACGGAAAAAGTGGAAAAAATCATTGCTAGCTTTTTTAATGCTGAAGATTGTATACTTACAAGAGGGGCAGGAACTCAGGCAATAAGGTGGGGAATTTTATCATCTGTTAAACCGAATGGAAAAATTTTGGTCCATGATGCTCCGATTTATCCCACAACTGAAGTAAATATAAAAAGTATGAACTTAAGTATTATAAAATATAACTTTAATAATTTAAAAGGACTTTCAGAAATTTTAGATGATAAAGAACTGACATTTTGTCTTTTACAACATACTAGACAGAAGCCGGATGACAGCTATGATTTAGGAGAAATTATAAAAAAAATAAAAGAAATAAGAAAAAATATAATAATTCTTACAGATGACAATTATGCAGTAATGAAAGTGGATAAAATAGGCTGTGAGTTAGGAGCAGATCTTTCAGCTTTTTCAACTTTTAAGTTATTAGGTCCTGTAGGGATAGGATGCTTGACAGGAAAAAAAGAGTTTATTGAAAAAGTAAAAAAGATGAATTATTCAGGAGGAGTACAGGTACAAGGATACGAAGCTATGGAAGTACTGAGAGGACTTGTGTATGCACCTGTAAGCCTGGCAATACAGGCACAGGAAAATGAGACATTAGTTAAAGAACTCACTGATAGGAAAAAATATCCTTATATAAAAAATGTATTTCTGGGAAATGCACAATCAAAAGTAGTGTTAGTGGAATTTAAAGAAAATATAGCTGAAAAACTGATAAAATATGCTGAAGAGTTAGGAGCATTACCGAATCCTGTAGGAGCAGAGTCAAAATATGAAATTCCTCCTTTATTTTACAAGGTTTCAGGCACATTCTTAAAAAATGATCCGACTTTAAAAGAAAAAATGATAAGAATAAATCCAAATAGAAGCGGTTCAAAAACTGTTATAAGAATATTGGAACAAGCATACACTAAAATAATGAAGGAGTGATACAACTTGTTTTTGGATGTATTAAGTGAGAAGAATGAGAAACTTATAAATGCGGCATTTGAATTGCATCAGAAAGGATATGTTATGCCTGATAGCTATATAATTGATGTGGATGTATTTTTGGAAAATGCCGGAAAAATACTTAGAGAAGCTGAAAAGTATGATATTAAACTTTATTATATGACAAAACAGATAGGAAGAAATCCTTATCTGGCACGTAAGCTTGAAGAAATGGGATATGCGGGAGCAGTTGTTGTTGATTTTAAAGAAGCTGAATTGTTTATAAATAACGGCTTAAAAATAGGGAATGTCGGACATTTGGTACAGATACCTAAAAGTATGATGAGAAAAATTGTCGAAAATAATCCTGAAATAATAACAGTGTACTCTTATGAAAAAATAAGAGAAGTTTCTGAAACTGCTTTAGAATTGGGAAAAGTTCAGGATGTTATGCTGAGAGTGATAGATAGCAATTCTAAAATTTATCCGGGACAGGAAGCAGGTTTTGAAATAAACGATATAGAGAAAAGTATAGAAAAAATACAAAAATTGAAAGGAATAAATATAAATGGATTGACTTCATTTCCATGCTTTCTCTATGATAATGAAAGTAAAAA encodes the following:
- a CDS encoding alanine racemase, yielding MFLDVLSEKNEKLINAAFELHQKGYVMPDSYIIDVDVFLENAGKILREAEKYDIKLYYMTKQIGRNPYLARKLEEMGYAGAVVVDFKEAELFINNGLKIGNVGHLVQIPKSMMRKIVENNPEIITVYSYEKIREVSETALELGKVQDVMLRVIDSNSKIYPGQEAGFEINDIEKSIEKIQKLKGININGLTSFPCFLYDNESKKIKYTENLKTVMKVKNILKEKFNQEVKEINIPSATSIENIKLIAEAGGTHGEPGHALTGTIPMGENGQTIEIPAYVYVSEISHNFRGKGYFYGGGYYRRSNIKNVLVGRNFSESHKIGVNKIEPDNIDYYLEMEKEGIINDTVLSCFRTQMFVTRSTVVLVNGIQNGKIEIIGKYTSLGEKIQ
- a CDS encoding aminotransferase class V-fold PLP-dependent enzyme, which encodes MKMYPLNSLSVLEAQEKQFRLVDIITKHMTGSEFLELGDLGLNKEINKPVKTEKVEKIIASFFNAEDCILTRGAGTQAIRWGILSSVKPNGKILVHDAPIYPTTEVNIKSMNLSIIKYNFNNLKGLSEILDDKELTFCLLQHTRQKPDDSYDLGEIIKKIKEIRKNIIILTDDNYAVMKVDKIGCELGADLSAFSTFKLLGPVGIGCLTGKKEFIEKVKKMNYSGGVQVQGYEAMEVLRGLVYAPVSLAIQAQENETLVKELTDRKKYPYIKNVFLGNAQSKVVLVEFKENIAEKLIKYAEELGALPNPVGAESKYEIPPLFYKVSGTFLKNDPTLKEKMIRINPNRSGSKTVIRILEQAYTKIMKE
- a CDS encoding phosphotriesterase, which produces MLKDGYTLMHEHIFIDLSGIKKLDDCRLDCKNETIDEFKELYKNGVRNIVDVTNIGMGRNIDYIKEVSEKSGINIICATGFYKEPFYPDFVYEKSEKELSEIMKKEILEGIDETDVKAGIIGEIGSSKDKITDTELKVFKAAIITHLETGIPITTHTSLGTMGHEQIKLFKEYNVNLDKVVIGHTDLSGNIEYVLKMLYEGAYIEFDTIGKNNYMSDDMRVEILKEIEKRDLEDRVFLSLDITRKSNMKYNGGIGYNYIFDVFIPKLKKNGIKDNSIEKMLKTNPEKFFE